DNA from Cupriavidus necator N-1:
TGGCCGCACCGGCGGCACTGTAGTCAGCGTCGGAGAACGACGCTTCCTGGCCGGCGCCGGTCTCCACCACCACCTGGTAGCCCAGCTTGAGCAGTTCCCTGACCGAGTCGGGCGTGGCGGCAACGCGCCGCTCGCCCGGGTGGACTTCGCGTGGCACACCGATCGTCATTGGCATGGCATTCACCGTTTTATGGAAGGAATCGGGCGCCGGCTCAGCCGCGCACGTGGTTGACCAGCGAGCCGATGCCCGCGATCGCCACCTCGACCACCGCACCGTCCTTCATCGACCCCACGCCGATCGAGGTGCCGCACGCAATCACGTCGCCGGGCATCAGCGTCAGGTCCTGCGAGATCCGGCTGACCTGTTCCTCGGGCGAGAAGATCATGTCCGACAGCGGGTAGTTCTGCCGCTCCACGCCATCGAGCCGCGTGATGACGCTGGCGGCTTTCCAGTTGAAGCCGCAGACAATGGCCGGGCCGATGCAGCCGAAGGTGTCGAAGCCCTTGGCGCGCGTCCACTGCGGGAAGTTGGGGTCGGCTGTGATCAGCTCGGCCGCGGTCACGTCGTTGACGACGGTGTAGCCGAAGATATGCGCGCCGGCCTCGGCCACCGACACATTGCGCGCCTTGCTGCCGATCACGATGCCCAACTCGCCCTCATAGACGATCTTGCCGTCGTAGCTCTTGGGGCGCAGCACGGCATCGCCCGGCCCGGCCAGCGACGAGGCCGGCTTGAGCAGGAACAGCGGATGCGTGGGCACAGGCTTTTCCAGCTTGCGCGCGAGCGCATGGAAGTTGTTCCACAGCGCCACCACCTTGCCCGGCGCACTGGGCGCGAGCAGCGTCAGCAACGCGCGGTCATGCACGGCCCCCGTGGGGGCGGGGTCGTTGAAACCGTCGCCGTCATATTCGATGACACGGTTGCCATCGGCTTTGTCGATGCGGCCATGGCCGATGCTGCCGTCGGCGCGGCGAAATCGTATCCAGGTTTGCACAGCATGCTCCTTGCGCAGGCAAAGGGAGACCCTGCCTGCTCGGATGTCGGTTGCAGGATCTTGGAAGAAATGGGATCGCGGGCGGCTCGCGCCCGGAATCGTCATTCCCGCACAGGCGGGAATGACGTCAGGCTTGCGTCATACCGCGCCGGCCAGCTTCATCGCGGCGATCTGCGCGGGCGAGCGCCCCAGCCACTCGAGGATCTCTTCGGTATGCTCGCCCAGCAGCGGCGAGCGCTCGATCTCCACCGGCGACGCCGAGAGCGTGATCGGGCAGCCCAGCTGCACGTAGCTGCCGCGCTGCGGGTGCTCCAGCTCCTTCAGGTAGCCGCGCTGGTACAGCGACTCGTCCTCGATCAGGTCTTTCATCGACAGGATCGGGCCGCACGGCACATCGACCTCGTTGAGCGCCGCCATCACGTCGAACTTGCTGCGGCCGCCGGTCCATTTCTCGATCACGGCGAAGCAGTCGGCCAGGTGTTTGAGGCGTGCCTCGGGCGTGGCGTAGTCCGGATTGGTGATCAGGTCCTCGCGCCCGCACAGGCGCATCAGCGGCTCCCAGCCCTGCGGCTGGATGATGACGTAGACATAGTCGTTGGGGCCGCCCGGCGCGCAGCGCAGCGCCGCGCCCGGCTGGCCGCCGCCCGAGGCATTGCCGGCGCGCGGCACGTGGTCGCCGAACTCTTCGTTGGGGTACTCGCGCAGCGGGCCGTTGGACAGGCGCTGCTGGTCGCGCAGCTTGACGCGGCACAGGTTCAGCACCGCGTCCTGCATCGCCACTTCCACGCGCTGGCCGCGGCCGGTGTGCTCGCGCTGCAGCAGCGCGGCCAGGATGCCGACCACGCAATGCACGCCCGTGCCTGAATCACCGATCTGCGCGCCGGTGACGGTGGGCACGCCCTCGGCATCGCCCGTGGTGGAGGCCGACCCGCCCATGCACTGGGCCACGTTCTCATACGCCTTGCAGTCCGCGTACGGCCCCGGGCCGAAGCCCTTGATCGAGGCATAGACCAGCCGCGGGTTCAGGTCCTGCAGGTGGTCCCAGTCAAAGCCGGCGCGCTCCAGCACGCCCGGCCCGAAGTTCTCGATCAGCACGTCGCAGCGCTGGACCAGGTCTTCGAGCAGCGCCTTGCCTTCGGGCGTCTTCATGTTCAGCGTCAGGCTGCGCTTGTTGCTGTTGAGCATGGTGAAGTACAGGCTGTCGGCATTGGGCACGTCGCGCAGCTGGCTGCGGGTAATGTCCCCGCGGCCGGGCATTTCCACCTTGATCACGTCCGCGCCCAGCCACGCCATCAGCTGCGTGGCCGAGGGGCCCGCCTGGACGTGGGTCATGTCCAGGATGCGAACGCCTTGCAGTGCCTTGGTTTCCATTTCGGATGTCTCCTCGGGCGATGGTTTCACTTGTATATGGTCTGATTCCTGGTGCTCGGCGCGTACTCACTTGGGTCCGTTCCGGCCTCTTGATGACATACGGTATGTGATATATCAGAAGAGAGCAAGAGGAGTTTGCCCGGTGCGACACAAATTTCGACGATGCAATGCAGCAATCGGCCGGTTTCGCCTGTCGGAAGTGGGAAACCCAGGGAAATTCCGAATCAATCAGCCAGGATTTTTTCGCATTGATATATCACATACCATAGCGCGAAACGCTCGCCCGCCATCCGGAAACGCACAAAAGCAAAACGGCGGACCCAGGTCCGCCGTTTTGCCGCCCTGCCCCGCACGCCTTCAGTCGAGGAAGTCGCAGTGCCGTTCCACGTAGTCAGCCAGGTCCAGCGAATGCTGCCGCACCAGGCGCTCGGCCAGCTCGGTATCGCGCTTCTCAAGCGCCTCGATGATGCGCAGGTGGTCCACGATGGAGCGTGCCGCCCGGTCGCTCTGCGAGATCGTCATCTTCCGGATCGCGCGCACGTGGATAAAGATATTGCGGATCGTGTCCATGATGATGTGCGACTTGGACAGCTGCACGATCGCCTGGTGGAACGCGATATTGGCGTCGGAATACTCTTCGATATGCTCGGCCGGGGTGGAATCGCGGAAGCTGTCGAACATGCTGCGCAGCTGGGCGATCTCGGCATCGGTGGCGTTCTCCGTGGCCAGCCGCGCCGCCATGCTTTCCAGCGCGGCCCACATCTGGATCATCTCCACGATCTCGCGCTTGGTCTTGCGCATGATGTAGATGCCGCGCCGGGGCACGGTGCGCAGGAAGCCTTCCTGCTCCAGCAGCGTCATGGCTTCGCGGATGGGCGTGCGGCTGACACCCATGGCCTCGCTTAGCACCCGCTCATCGAGGCGGATCTCGTCGCGCGACTGGTAGATGTCAGCGTCAGCGATGGCCTGGCGCAACATGGCGTAGGCCTGGTCGCGCAGGCTTGCGCCGGCGTTGATCGGTTGCACGGACAAGGCCAGCCCGTTGGGCTGGACGATGGATTGGCTTTGCGCAGACATGAATGAGCTCGTGTGAGACCAGCGGCAGGGTGGCCGGAATGGCTACCGCCGCATTGCCGCACAGCTTAGCAAAAACGCCTGACCCATTACGAAAACGCATCAAACAATGCGTTGTTGTCATGCATCGGCACAGTAGCGGTGCGCGGTCTGTCGTATATGGTATATCACTATCGCCCTGCCTTTCTCGCTTCGCAAGCCCGGCGCACGCCATCTTGGCGCGCCTGGCGTGCGCCAGGGGATACCTGACCCGGCGGTATCCCCTGTTTCCAGCCGCGCTCAGGCAGCCAGCTTGGCCATCGTGTCGCGCTGCTTGATCAGCCCCAGCACGGCGTCGCACATCGGCGTGGGCTGCGCGACCAGGCGTCCCATTTCCTGCACCACGGTCAGCAGCGGGTCGATTTCCATGGCCCGCCCGGCCTCCAGGTCCTGCAGCATCGAGGTCTTGTGCGCGCCCACCGCACCGGCGCCGTCGATGCGCCGCTCCACGTCGACGCGGAACTTCACCCCGAAGCGCTCGGCGATGCCCTGCGCCTCCACCATCATCTGGCGCGACAGCGCCCGCGTGGCCGGGTCGGCGGTGATGACGTCGAGCGTGGCATGCGTGAGCGCGCTGATCGGGTTGAAGCACAGGTTGCCCCACAGCTTGAGCCAGATCTCGTCGCGGATGTTGTCGCGCACCGGGGCGTCCAGGTCGGCGGCCATCATCATTTCGCTCAGCCGGGTCACGCGCGCGGAGCGGCTGCCATCCGGCTCGCCCAGCGGAAACTTCTTGCCGTAGACATGCTTGATCACGCCGGGCGCAACGATCTCGGCCGCGGGATATACCACGCAGCCGATCGCCCGCTCCGGCCCCAGTCCCTTCCATTGGCGCCCGCCGGGATCGACGCTTTCCAGCGTGCTGCCGGCCAGTTCGCCGCCATGCTTGTAGAAGT
Protein-coding regions in this window:
- a CDS encoding fumarylacetoacetate hydrolase family protein, with the translated sequence MQTWIRFRRADGSIGHGRIDKADGNRVIEYDGDGFNDPAPTGAVHDRALLTLLAPSAPGKVVALWNNFHALARKLEKPVPTHPLFLLKPASSLAGPGDAVLRPKSYDGKIVYEGELGIVIGSKARNVSVAEAGAHIFGYTVVNDVTAAELITADPNFPQWTRAKGFDTFGCIGPAIVCGFNWKAASVITRLDGVERQNYPLSDMIFSPEEQVSRISQDLTLMPGDVIACGTSIGVGSMKDGAVVEVAIAGIGSLVNHVRG
- the frc gene encoding formyl-CoA transferase, translating into METKALQGVRILDMTHVQAGPSATQLMAWLGADVIKVEMPGRGDITRSQLRDVPNADSLYFTMLNSNKRSLTLNMKTPEGKALLEDLVQRCDVLIENFGPGVLERAGFDWDHLQDLNPRLVYASIKGFGPGPYADCKAYENVAQCMGGSASTTGDAEGVPTVTGAQIGDSGTGVHCVVGILAALLQREHTGRGQRVEVAMQDAVLNLCRVKLRDQQRLSNGPLREYPNEEFGDHVPRAGNASGGGQPGAALRCAPGGPNDYVYVIIQPQGWEPLMRLCGREDLITNPDYATPEARLKHLADCFAVIEKWTGGRSKFDVMAALNEVDVPCGPILSMKDLIEDESLYQRGYLKELEHPQRGSYVQLGCPITLSASPVEIERSPLLGEHTEEILEWLGRSPAQIAAMKLAGAV
- a CDS encoding GntR family transcriptional regulator, with the translated sequence MSAQSQSIVQPNGLALSVQPINAGASLRDQAYAMLRQAIADADIYQSRDEIRLDERVLSEAMGVSRTPIREAMTLLEQEGFLRTVPRRGIYIMRKTKREIVEMIQMWAALESMAARLATENATDAEIAQLRSMFDSFRDSTPAEHIEEYSDANIAFHQAIVQLSKSHIIMDTIRNIFIHVRAIRKMTISQSDRAARSIVDHLRIIEALEKRDTELAERLVRQHSLDLADYVERHCDFLD
- a CDS encoding 2-dehydropantoate 2-reductase — encoded protein: MKVCIYGAGAIGGYVGAQLARAGAEVSFVARGPHLAAMQEHGVKLQIDGEERVAKVRCTSDPRELGHQDYVFITLKAHSVPGVVDQMQPLLGPETAVVTGVNGIPYWYFYKHGGELAGSTLESVDPGGRQWKGLGPERAIGCVVYPAAEIVAPGVIKHVYGKKFPLGEPDGSRSARVTRLSEMMMAADLDAPVRDNIRDEIWLKLWGNLCFNPISALTHATLDVITADPATRALSRQMMVEAQGIAERFGVKFRVDVERRIDGAGAVGAHKTSMLQDLEAGRAMEIDPLLTVVQEMGRLVAQPTPMCDAVLGLIKQRDTMAKLAA